Proteins found in one Zea mays cultivar B73 chromosome 1, Zm-B73-REFERENCE-NAM-5.0, whole genome shotgun sequence genomic segment:
- the LOC103634545 gene encoding BRCT domain-containing protein At4g02110 isoform X4 codes for MTRPSTGRRWCGAAAPTPGRRATGAHTWSCGTASTMTRRAWPSGRKGRRSSAGCGWRTAWIAGCLLMPIGLFQVLYWPMRHLKGIPGAQSLLICLTGYQKRYREDMMKMVSLMGARFSKPLIANAVTHLVCYKFEGEKYEVAKKVNIKLVNHQWLEDCLKAWKILPVSDYSKSSWELELMDTHAIDSEHEAEASEPRSLNNRPSVSGNREVVVGRNSNTPVHIVNTEDDNSKTHGIRGRISANSTVAVSANVDVFGPIQSPSVHIMNIEDADINTHDITGQDNPDSSLLPISAKVDILAPIQSSGEKRDTVRTTNSPNLQEVKEKYVGARTQDLASGVLGPQSTSKMPVFRNHVDTLNGTLDVLKGHTDHVSRKYSASHDQTDVAEVLLTSPLRGNQSVDELDSSKVDRWQHQEKDRPSGSHITAAGYLNADAKLNNHEFNPKPRSDSMSNYIKNTNNYKKTSRNSFLQEGYSVNHMVSPQRAEESTLRGYSNLSTLETRQQKVIQPADVQSIAGNENPKREDGLDGACAQKRKSLVSPASINLQTEDLASETGPLDSPFVSRVSDASERIINLVEANAVNLGKERSSFSTSRQARSRKTSLKHGGPINGIKLSEYSSSDKNVKSLQKGRMSFKAMTESKCAMSSSATVQDGKTSAGFPFQDKDGESTHSSGNAANQDCLNEIGNAFTKDPAHDKSVHSSNNSQVVPSYRNASSRIEDPVKVNGNEMAVASNSELEKVVSDATVKESTKQFQDTSRNVQAETSYSKKAPTTIRRNAGVKRHRSADIEAEGSVINSAKKVVPESWPAKGSVINSAKKVVPESWPAKVIHGEHADPASKNGYSTSCAAELKTNRPKKALICRVTNTVAKRTRGACAKKDDARVSSSLEFSKVTSQENFEIISPKKLDTANADEQRRNSPKKIQNTRVRNRATKRSWKSDTNMSNDTVMDKAETVAAGALSDDLLPTDNVEDWPKKLSSHGSVSDCETLSPKTISKARIRNAASNRKIRTVDHKSGDKFGKIGSAVKSETKAFSSNRTEGISCNISKVIADPDSEKSNKDVVREVSGLFCQDSCTIDKQGSYNSKLRSSTRNKAPTPDHEKENRLGSSDLNSKPNRTGSLRSKSDAKSIKKNTRVLSKHQRGNRSEPCTLITSKPALFILSGNSEQRRGYRSILRRLKGRVCRDSHHWSYQATHFIAPDPLRRTEKFFAAAAAGRWILKREYLTACIEAGKFVDEEPFEWFGTGFNDGRTISFDAPRKWRNIRQQMGHGAFYGMQIVAYGQFILPTLDTVKRAVKAGDGAVLATSPPYTRFLDSGVDFAVVSESISRTDAWVQEFISHGIPCVSADYLVEYVCKPGQPLDRHVLFETNCVASKSLEKLTKKQVEMATAEKSEPSEDDDPEDLSCSACGRRDRGDVMLICGDEAGEAGCGIGMHIDCCDPPLDAVPDDDWMCPRCAVPEPETETKHARGTERRGRGSRRR; via the exons ATGACGCGTCCCAG TACCGGTCGGAGATGGTGCGGCGCGGCGGCACCGACGCCGGGCCGTCGGGCAACGGGTGCACACACGTGGTCGTGTGGAACCGCATCTAC GATGACCCGACGTGCGTGGCCGAGCGGGCGCAAGGGAAGAAGGTCGTCAGCGGGCTGTGGGTGGAGGACAGCTTGGATCGCGGGGTGCTTGCTGATGCCGATAGG TCTTTTCCAGGTTTTGTATTGGCCGATGAGACATTTGAAGGGAATACCGGGTGCTCAATCGTTGCTTATATGCTTGACGGGTTACCAAAAACGCTATCGCGAAGACATGATG AAAATGGTTTCTTTGATGGGAGCACGGTTCTCAAAACCTTTGATAGCAAATGCAGTCACTCACCTTGTTTGTTATAAATTCGAAG GTGAGAAGTATGAGGTTGCAAAAAAGGTGAACATCAAACTTGTTAATCACCAGTGGTTGGAAGACTG CTTAAAGGCATGGAAAATTCTCCCAGTCAGTGATTATAGCAAAAG TAGTTGGGAGCTAGAATTAATGGATACACATGCCATTGACTCTGAACATGAAGCAGAAGCATCAGAACCAAGGTCATTGAACAATAGGCCCAGTGTCAG TGGTAACAGAGAGGTGGTGGTAGGAAGGAATTCGAACACTCCTGTTCATATCGTAAATACAGAAGATGACAACAGCAAGACACATGGCATTAGAGGCCGAATCAGTGCTAACTCTACGGTTGCAGTTTCTGCTAATGTTGATGTGTTTGGACCCATTCAAAGTCCTTCTGTTCATATCATGAATATAGAAGATGCAGACATCAATACCCATGATATTACAGGCCAAGACAATCCTGACTCTAGTTTGTTGCCAATTTCTGCCAAGGTTGATATACTCGCTCCCATTCAATCTTCTGGTGAAAAGAGAGACACTGTAAGAACCACAAATAGCCCAAATCTGCAGGAAGTTAAAGAAAAATATGTTGGTGCAAGGACACAGGACCTTGCAAGTGGTGTTCTAGGTCCTCAAAGCACAAGCAAAATGCCTGTTTTTAGAAATCATGTAGATACCTTAAATGGGACCCTGGACGTTCTAAAAGGCCATACAGATCATGTTTCTCGAAAATATTCTGCCAGCCATGATCAGACTGATGTTGCTGAAGTCTTATTGACCAGTCCTTTGAGAGGAAATCAGTCTGTGGACGAGCTCGATTCATCAAAAGTTGACAGATGGCAACATCAGGAGAAGGATAGACCCTCAGGTAGTCATATCACAGCAGCTGGTTACTTAAATGCCGATGCCAAGCTCAACAATCATGAGTTCAATCCGAAGCCTCGTAGTGATTCCATGTCTAACTACATCAAGAACACAAATAACTATAAAAAGACCTCTCGGAATTCATTTTTACAGGAAGGGTATTCAGTTAACCATATGGTATCACCTCAGAGGGCTGAAGAAAGCACACTGAGAGGTTACTCCAATCTTTCTACATTAGAAACAAGACAGCAAAAGGTTATTCAACCTGCTGATGTTCAGAGCATTGCAGGCAATGAAAATCCTAAGCGTGAGGATGGACTAGATGGTGCATGTGCTCAGAAAAGGAAGAGCTTGGTCTCCCCAGCTAGCATAAATTTGCAAACGGAAGATTTGGCGTCAGAAACTGGTCCTTTAGATTCTCCATTTGTGAGTAGAGTGAGTGATGCATCTGAAAGGATAATAAATCTAGTTGAAGCTAATGCTGTTAATTTGGGAAAGGAACGCTCTAGCTTTTCTACAAGCAGACAAGCAAGATCTAGGAAGACTTCTCTCAAGCATGGTGGTCCCATCAATGGAATCAAACTTTCTGAATATTCTTCAAGTGATAAGAATGTAAAATCTTTACAGAAAGGAAGGATGTCATTCAAAGCAATGACAGAAAGTAAATGTGCCATGAGTTCTTCAGCCACTGTTCAAGATGGAAAAACAAGTGCAGGTTTCCCGTTTCAGGATAAGGATGGGGAAAGTACACACAGTAGTGGTAATGCAGCAAATCAAGATTGCTTGAATGAGATAGGAAATGCCTTCACAAAGGATCCGGCACATGACAAATCTGTGCACAGTTCAAATAATTCACAAGTTGTGCCCTCTTATAGAAATGCCAGCAGTAGGATAGAAGATCCAGTCAAAGTTAATGGTAATGAAATGGCAGTGGCATCAAATTCTGAACTTGAGAAGGTGGTGTCTGATGCCACTGTGAAAGAAAGCACAAAACAATTTCAAGACACTTCAAGGAATGTCCAGGCTGAAACGAGTTATTCAAAGAAAGCACCAACTACTATAAGAAGGAATGCAGGTGTCAAGAGGCACCGGAGCGCTGATATCGAGGCTGAAGGGTCAGTTATCAACAGTGCTAAGAAAGTTGTTCCTGAATCCTGGCCTGCCAAAGGGTCAGTTATCAACAGTGCTAAGAAAGTTGTTCCTGAATCCTGGCCTGCCAAAGTGATTCATGGTGAGCATGCTGACCCAGCCTCTAAAAATGGCTACAGCACATCATGTGCAGCTGAACTCAAAACAAATCGTCCAAAGAAAGCATTGATCTGTAGAGTGACAAATACTGTTGCAAAGAGGACACGGGGTGCTTGCGCCAAGAAAGATGATGCACGGGTAAGTTCTAGTTTGGAGTTCAGTAAAGTGACGTCTCAAGAAAATTTTGAGATAATCTCTCCCAAAAAACTTGACACTGCAAATGCTGATGAACAACGAAGAAATTCACCTAAGAAAATACAGAACACCAGAGTAAGGAATAGAGCCACGAAGAGGTCATGGAAATCTGACACCAACATGAGCAATGATACAGTAATGGACAAAGCTGAGACAGTGGCTGCTGGTGCATTGTCTGATGACTTGCTTCCCACAGACAATGTTGAAGACTGGCCTAAAAAGCTTTCCAGTCATGGAAGTGTTAGTGACTGTGAAACACTTTCTCCAAAAACCATATCAAAGGCCAGAATTAGGAATGCAGCTTCCAACAGGAAAATAAGAACTGTAGACCACAAGTCCGGCGACAAGTTTGGCAAAATTGGTAGTGCCGTTAAGTCTGAAACAAAAGCTTTTTCATCAAACAGAACCGAAGGGATTTCATGCAATATCAGCAAAGTAATTGCTGATCCAGACTCCGAGAAGTCCAACAAGGATGTGGTAAGAGAGGTGTCGGGGCTGTTTTGCCAAGATTCTTGCACGATAGACAAGCAAGGATCATACAATTCTAAGTTGAGAAGCagcacaaggaacaaagctccgaCTCCAGATCATGAAAAGGAGAACAGACTAGGCTCTAGTGATCTCAACTCTAAACCAAACAGAACTGGCAGTCTGCGTTCCAAATCTGATGCAAAATCGATCAAGAAAAACACGCGTGTGCTCAGTAAGCACCAAAGGGGAAATAGAAGTGAACCTTGCACCTTGATCACGAGCAAACCTGCATTGTTTATCTTAAGTGGAAATAGTGAGCAGAGAAGGGGTTATCGCTCGATACTTAGACGGCTGAAGGGGCGAGTTTGTAGGGATTCACATCACTGGTCATACCAAGCAACGCATTTCATCGCTCCAGACCCTCTGAGGAGAACCGAGAAGTTCTTTGCAGCGGCTGCAGCTGGCAG GTGGATACTGAAGAGAGAGTACTTGACCGCGTGCATTGAGGCCGGCAAGTTCGTGGACGAAGAACCGTTTGAATGGTTCGGCACAGGCTTCAACGATGGACGAACAATCAGTTTCGACGCTCCCAGGAAATGGCGAAACATAAGGCAGCAGATGGGCCATGGCGCCTTCTACGGAATGCAGATCGTTGCCTACGGACAGTTCATATTACCAACTCTG GACACAGTAAAGCGTGCAGTAAAGGCCGGCGATGGCGCCGTTTTAGCAACATCGCCGCCATACACCCGGTTCCTAGACTCTGGAGTCGACTTCGCCGTGGTATCAGAGAGCATATCACGAACAGACGCGTGGGTCCAGGAATTCATCAGCCACGGCATTCCCTGTGTCAGCGCCGATTACCTGGTCGAGTACGTGTGCAAGCCGGGCCAGCCCCTGGACCGGCACGTTCTCTTCGAGACGAACTGCGTGGCCAGCAAGTCCCTGGAGAAACTCACGAAGAAGCAGGTAGAGATGGCAACGGCGGAGAAGTCGGAACCGTCGGAAGACGACGATCCGGAGGACCTGAGCTGCTCGGCGTGCGGCCGCAGGGACCGGGGAGACGTGATGCTGATCTGCGGCGACGAGGCCGGCGAGGCCGGCTGCGGGATCGGCATGCACATCGACTGCTGCGACCCTCCCCTGGACGCCGTCCCCGACGACGACTGGATGTGCCCCAGGTGCGCCGTGCCGGAGCCCGAGACCGAGACGAAGCATGCTAGAGGCACCGAACGCAGGGGCAGAGGGTCCAGGCGAAGGTGA
- the LOC103634545 gene encoding BRCT domain-containing protein At4g02110 isoform X2 yields the protein MASPATDDDIGDEHLFDGVRFMLVGFNTYDASQYRSEMVRRGGTDAGPSGNGCTHVVVWNRIYDDPTCVAERAQGKKVVSGLWVEDSLDRGVLADADRVLYWPMRHLKGIPGAQSLLICLTGYQKRYREDMMKMVSLMGARFSKPLIANAVTHLVCYKFEGEKYEVAKKVNIKLVNHQWLEDCLKAWKILPVSDYSKSWELELMDTHAIDSEHEAEASEPRSLNNRPSVSGNREVVVGRNSNTPVHIVNTEDDNSKTHGIRGRISANSTVAVSANVDVFGPIQSPSVHIMNIEDADINTHDITGQDNPDSSLLPISAKVDILAPIQSSGEKRDTVRTTNSPNLQEVKEKYVGARTQDLASGVLGPQSTSKMPVFRNHVDTLNGTLDVLKGHTDHVSRKYSASHDQTDVAEVLLTSPLRGNQSVDELDSSKVDRWQHQEKDRPSGSHITAAGYLNADAKLNNHEFNPKPRSDSMSNYIKNTNNYKKTSRNSFLQEGYSVNHMVSPQRAEESTLRGYSNLSTLETRQQKVIQPADVQSIAGNENPKREDGLDGACAQKRKSLVSPASINLQTEDLASETGPLDSPFVSRVSDASERIINLVEANAVNLGKERSSFSTSRQARSRKTSLKHGGPINGIKLSEYSSSDKNVKSLQKGRMSFKAMTESKCAMSSSATVQDGKTSAGFPFQDKDGESTHSSGNAANQDCLNEIGNAFTKDPAHDKSVHSSNNSQVVPSYRNASSRIEDPVKVNGNEMAVASNSELEKVVSDATVKESTKQFQDTSRNVQAETSYSKKAPTTIRRNAGVKRHRSADIEAEGSVINSAKKVVPESWPAKGSVINSAKKVVPESWPAKVIHGEHADPASKNGYSTSCAAELKTNRPKKALICRVTNTVAKRTRGACAKKDDARVSSSLEFSKVTSQENFEIISPKKLDTANADEQRRNSPKKIQNTRVRNRATKRSWKSDTNMSNDTVMDKAETVAAGALSDDLLPTDNVEDWPKKLSSHGSVSDCETLSPKTISKARIRNAASNRKIRTVDHKSGDKFGKIGSAVKSETKAFSSNRTEGISCNISKVIADPDSEKSNKDVVREVSGLFCQDSCTIDKQGSYNSKLRSSTRNKAPTPDHEKENRLGSSDLNSKPNRTGSLRSKSDAKSIKKNTRVLSKHQRGNRSEPCTLITSKPALFILSGNSEQRRGYRSILRRLKGRVCRDSHHWSYQATHFIAPDPLRRTEKFFAAAAAGRWILKREYLTACIEAGKFVDEEPFEWFGTGFNDGRTISFDAPRKWRNIRQQMGHGAFYGMQIVAYGQFILPTLDTVKRAVKAGDGAVLATSPPYTRFLDSGVDFAVVSESISRTDAWVQEFISHGIPCVSADYLVEYVCKPGQPLDRHVLFETNCVASKSLEKLTKKQVEMATAEKSEPSEDDDPEDLSCSACGRRDRGDVMLICGDEAGEAGCGIGMHIDCCDPPLDAVPDDDWMCPRCAVPEPETETKHARGTERRGRGSRRR from the exons ATGGCCTCACCTGCCACGGACGACGACATCGGCGACGAGCACCTGTTCGACGGCGTCCGCTTCATGCTGGTCGGATTCAACACCTATGACGCGTCCCAG TACCGGTCGGAGATGGTGCGGCGCGGCGGCACCGACGCCGGGCCGTCGGGCAACGGGTGCACACACGTGGTCGTGTGGAACCGCATCTAC GATGACCCGACGTGCGTGGCCGAGCGGGCGCAAGGGAAGAAGGTCGTCAGCGGGCTGTGGGTGGAGGACAGCTTGGATCGCGGGGTGCTTGCTGATGCCGATAGG GTTTTGTATTGGCCGATGAGACATTTGAAGGGAATACCGGGTGCTCAATCGTTGCTTATATGCTTGACGGGTTACCAAAAACGCTATCGCGAAGACATGATG AAAATGGTTTCTTTGATGGGAGCACGGTTCTCAAAACCTTTGATAGCAAATGCAGTCACTCACCTTGTTTGTTATAAATTCGAAG GTGAGAAGTATGAGGTTGCAAAAAAGGTGAACATCAAACTTGTTAATCACCAGTGGTTGGAAGACTG CTTAAAGGCATGGAAAATTCTCCCAGTCAGTGATTATAGCAAAAG TTGGGAGCTAGAATTAATGGATACACATGCCATTGACTCTGAACATGAAGCAGAAGCATCAGAACCAAGGTCATTGAACAATAGGCCCAGTGTCAG TGGTAACAGAGAGGTGGTGGTAGGAAGGAATTCGAACACTCCTGTTCATATCGTAAATACAGAAGATGACAACAGCAAGACACATGGCATTAGAGGCCGAATCAGTGCTAACTCTACGGTTGCAGTTTCTGCTAATGTTGATGTGTTTGGACCCATTCAAAGTCCTTCTGTTCATATCATGAATATAGAAGATGCAGACATCAATACCCATGATATTACAGGCCAAGACAATCCTGACTCTAGTTTGTTGCCAATTTCTGCCAAGGTTGATATACTCGCTCCCATTCAATCTTCTGGTGAAAAGAGAGACACTGTAAGAACCACAAATAGCCCAAATCTGCAGGAAGTTAAAGAAAAATATGTTGGTGCAAGGACACAGGACCTTGCAAGTGGTGTTCTAGGTCCTCAAAGCACAAGCAAAATGCCTGTTTTTAGAAATCATGTAGATACCTTAAATGGGACCCTGGACGTTCTAAAAGGCCATACAGATCATGTTTCTCGAAAATATTCTGCCAGCCATGATCAGACTGATGTTGCTGAAGTCTTATTGACCAGTCCTTTGAGAGGAAATCAGTCTGTGGACGAGCTCGATTCATCAAAAGTTGACAGATGGCAACATCAGGAGAAGGATAGACCCTCAGGTAGTCATATCACAGCAGCTGGTTACTTAAATGCCGATGCCAAGCTCAACAATCATGAGTTCAATCCGAAGCCTCGTAGTGATTCCATGTCTAACTACATCAAGAACACAAATAACTATAAAAAGACCTCTCGGAATTCATTTTTACAGGAAGGGTATTCAGTTAACCATATGGTATCACCTCAGAGGGCTGAAGAAAGCACACTGAGAGGTTACTCCAATCTTTCTACATTAGAAACAAGACAGCAAAAGGTTATTCAACCTGCTGATGTTCAGAGCATTGCAGGCAATGAAAATCCTAAGCGTGAGGATGGACTAGATGGTGCATGTGCTCAGAAAAGGAAGAGCTTGGTCTCCCCAGCTAGCATAAATTTGCAAACGGAAGATTTGGCGTCAGAAACTGGTCCTTTAGATTCTCCATTTGTGAGTAGAGTGAGTGATGCATCTGAAAGGATAATAAATCTAGTTGAAGCTAATGCTGTTAATTTGGGAAAGGAACGCTCTAGCTTTTCTACAAGCAGACAAGCAAGATCTAGGAAGACTTCTCTCAAGCATGGTGGTCCCATCAATGGAATCAAACTTTCTGAATATTCTTCAAGTGATAAGAATGTAAAATCTTTACAGAAAGGAAGGATGTCATTCAAAGCAATGACAGAAAGTAAATGTGCCATGAGTTCTTCAGCCACTGTTCAAGATGGAAAAACAAGTGCAGGTTTCCCGTTTCAGGATAAGGATGGGGAAAGTACACACAGTAGTGGTAATGCAGCAAATCAAGATTGCTTGAATGAGATAGGAAATGCCTTCACAAAGGATCCGGCACATGACAAATCTGTGCACAGTTCAAATAATTCACAAGTTGTGCCCTCTTATAGAAATGCCAGCAGTAGGATAGAAGATCCAGTCAAAGTTAATGGTAATGAAATGGCAGTGGCATCAAATTCTGAACTTGAGAAGGTGGTGTCTGATGCCACTGTGAAAGAAAGCACAAAACAATTTCAAGACACTTCAAGGAATGTCCAGGCTGAAACGAGTTATTCAAAGAAAGCACCAACTACTATAAGAAGGAATGCAGGTGTCAAGAGGCACCGGAGCGCTGATATCGAGGCTGAAGGGTCAGTTATCAACAGTGCTAAGAAAGTTGTTCCTGAATCCTGGCCTGCCAAAGGGTCAGTTATCAACAGTGCTAAGAAAGTTGTTCCTGAATCCTGGCCTGCCAAAGTGATTCATGGTGAGCATGCTGACCCAGCCTCTAAAAATGGCTACAGCACATCATGTGCAGCTGAACTCAAAACAAATCGTCCAAAGAAAGCATTGATCTGTAGAGTGACAAATACTGTTGCAAAGAGGACACGGGGTGCTTGCGCCAAGAAAGATGATGCACGGGTAAGTTCTAGTTTGGAGTTCAGTAAAGTGACGTCTCAAGAAAATTTTGAGATAATCTCTCCCAAAAAACTTGACACTGCAAATGCTGATGAACAACGAAGAAATTCACCTAAGAAAATACAGAACACCAGAGTAAGGAATAGAGCCACGAAGAGGTCATGGAAATCTGACACCAACATGAGCAATGATACAGTAATGGACAAAGCTGAGACAGTGGCTGCTGGTGCATTGTCTGATGACTTGCTTCCCACAGACAATGTTGAAGACTGGCCTAAAAAGCTTTCCAGTCATGGAAGTGTTAGTGACTGTGAAACACTTTCTCCAAAAACCATATCAAAGGCCAGAATTAGGAATGCAGCTTCCAACAGGAAAATAAGAACTGTAGACCACAAGTCCGGCGACAAGTTTGGCAAAATTGGTAGTGCCGTTAAGTCTGAAACAAAAGCTTTTTCATCAAACAGAACCGAAGGGATTTCATGCAATATCAGCAAAGTAATTGCTGATCCAGACTCCGAGAAGTCCAACAAGGATGTGGTAAGAGAGGTGTCGGGGCTGTTTTGCCAAGATTCTTGCACGATAGACAAGCAAGGATCATACAATTCTAAGTTGAGAAGCagcacaaggaacaaagctccgaCTCCAGATCATGAAAAGGAGAACAGACTAGGCTCTAGTGATCTCAACTCTAAACCAAACAGAACTGGCAGTCTGCGTTCCAAATCTGATGCAAAATCGATCAAGAAAAACACGCGTGTGCTCAGTAAGCACCAAAGGGGAAATAGAAGTGAACCTTGCACCTTGATCACGAGCAAACCTGCATTGTTTATCTTAAGTGGAAATAGTGAGCAGAGAAGGGGTTATCGCTCGATACTTAGACGGCTGAAGGGGCGAGTTTGTAGGGATTCACATCACTGGTCATACCAAGCAACGCATTTCATCGCTCCAGACCCTCTGAGGAGAACCGAGAAGTTCTTTGCAGCGGCTGCAGCTGGCAG GTGGATACTGAAGAGAGAGTACTTGACCGCGTGCATTGAGGCCGGCAAGTTCGTGGACGAAGAACCGTTTGAATGGTTCGGCACAGGCTTCAACGATGGACGAACAATCAGTTTCGACGCTCCCAGGAAATGGCGAAACATAAGGCAGCAGATGGGCCATGGCGCCTTCTACGGAATGCAGATCGTTGCCTACGGACAGTTCATATTACCAACTCTG GACACAGTAAAGCGTGCAGTAAAGGCCGGCGATGGCGCCGTTTTAGCAACATCGCCGCCATACACCCGGTTCCTAGACTCTGGAGTCGACTTCGCCGTGGTATCAGAGAGCATATCACGAACAGACGCGTGGGTCCAGGAATTCATCAGCCACGGCATTCCCTGTGTCAGCGCCGATTACCTGGTCGAGTACGTGTGCAAGCCGGGCCAGCCCCTGGACCGGCACGTTCTCTTCGAGACGAACTGCGTGGCCAGCAAGTCCCTGGAGAAACTCACGAAGAAGCAGGTAGAGATGGCAACGGCGGAGAAGTCGGAACCGTCGGAAGACGACGATCCGGAGGACCTGAGCTGCTCGGCGTGCGGCCGCAGGGACCGGGGAGACGTGATGCTGATCTGCGGCGACGAGGCCGGCGAGGCCGGCTGCGGGATCGGCATGCACATCGACTGCTGCGACCCTCCCCTGGACGCCGTCCCCGACGACGACTGGATGTGCCCCAGGTGCGCCGTGCCGGAGCCCGAGACCGAGACGAAGCATGCTAGAGGCACCGAACGCAGGGGCAGAGGGTCCAGGCGAAGGTGA